The genomic window ATAAGAAGCAGAGTTCCCATGAAGAATAGAAAATGGTGTAATTGGGAAAATGACGTGTAAGGATATCATCGGTTGTAGTAAGAGGCACATGAGTGACATAAAGCAGCAAGGGGCCAAAAAATAGAATCACATAAAATGTTTAGTTATAGTGGGTAGGTAAAAGAAGTTGCCATCCATGTATGAACAGAGTTGCCCTTTATTTTACtttgaagttgccacatagtttgtATGTGGATGCAAATCAAAAGTCAGTTTAtacatggcagctgttgccacatgaaacaaCTGTCACATAAGCAGGGTGTAGCTACTTGCGAAAAACATACCATGGGAGGAAAAATGTACAAAAAAGGAAGGAGTACTCACACatttcttcattgtgagcttgaattcaccgtGCGCAGCAAAATacttcctcaggattttgtggtggaagtcaccatcccatattttgcaggtcacactgtaatgcatgattgttttgtcgagagacatatccatatgcctgttgatgaagtcaatcccacatGCAACTACATTCGTCGACATTTTACCGAGTGGCCTCACGGACatggcaagatcacccaggtcgacgtacgtcgctTCGCATTGTATgaccttggttctgtccaaacatgagctatatgaaaatgatataacatgaaagaatcatgtctactaagtaaaaaaaagaaataaaatgtaAACGGATCATATCTAGAAAGTAGGAAAAATATGAATGGTAAAAATATCAAATCAAAACGAGAGGTTATGTGATGTGGTCATTAcactttcagctccttcatgtgcttgctgctggcccTCACATTTCCAAATCGCTTGACAATATCGTACAGCTGGTTTTGCTCCTTTGTGGCCTTGACTTCGGGCTCGTAGTCATCCgcgggaggtgggtgaactaccctctgctgcttcacagaaccaggggtggcacttctaatggtatcctcagataccgtctcagcaggcacgttggaacttgattgcccctgacctcgtgaggacctcctctgcaatgctgcctcctcaatCCTGCGGTAAACTTCATCAAGTGGCGGCGAAATCTACCCAGGGGTGCCTGCAAGGATCAAAAAGTGGGTTAGGATACCtggaaaacaaaacaaatgtaGTGTGAAAAGAAAAGGTGCATCATATGAAATGTATGTACAAAAAGTAGGGAGTTGCCATGTGGAGGctaatccagttgccatgtgcattgcattgtagttgccatgtgagagcaactgcagttgccatgttgtgtcaactccagttgccatgtggttgccgaatgaaaaatgcagcatggaAACAAAATTGCAGGTGATATGTTgtagcaaatccagttgccatgtgtagtgcactgtagttgccatatgaaaacaactatagttgccatgttgtATCAACTTCAGTTGCCATGTGGTTGCCGAATGGAAAATATAGCATGTCAACAAAAATGTAGGTGACATGGTACaacaaatccagttgccatgtcatcacataaCAGTTGCCATCACATGTGAGAACCCAAAAAAAATTGCTTGGGACAAAAGTCAGACTACACAGATGTATACAAGAAAATGATAAGCGCAGAAGAAATGTACCTTGGACGATCGGctctgcgaacttgacagccttcctgccctcgaccattgggTGCGCCATCATTGCAGCCATGCCTCCCGGGAAAGCAAAGGTAACTGGCGTAGGATCTTGCACCACTGGTTGATCCTGACTGATTCCAAGGCTaaagctcggtggggtgaaggccattgggtgcctctcatgccTACTGGCCAGACCGCGAACAACttgcggggcagaatccaaggatgaaagatcaacaaacatatCTGAATCGACCGCTGCAGAATCATCGGGCTTATTCATAGGGCGGGGCGTGTTGTCAGCGGTATCAGCCGCAGCTTTCTTGACAaccttcttgtttgggctgtaggggacaccaacATTGACTGGGAGTTTGGAAGTGGGCAGATTTAAGTTGGGGTTCTCCACTGCGGGTAAAGACGCAGTCTGCTTCGGATGTTCACCTCCATCACTCGTGCCCGGCTTGACACCCGCATCAGTTGTACTCCGGTCTTCCGGTTTCTCCATAACATTGATTTTGGCAGGTGGTGGGAATAGTGTGGACGCAGGAACATAACCAGACtcatctctgctgctcctagctacagccggtgcgttgggtatgtctgttgattgcttgcgggggctacgacgcctaggtggaagaccagctcgCAAAACAGTCGCCTTAGCAACCTCTGCACCACcaggagctggagctgttgtgccaagacTCTCACCTGTGGATGGCATATCACTATGAACTGTCGCCTCAGCCACTTCTGTCATGGACACAGTAGTGCCACCACGCACGCGCTTGGAATCcgtgtcagatgagcgggaatcttcctcgcttaggttggtctcgggggcgtccacttcaacgcttgctgatggggtggcatggctcacagcagcatccttcattgccagcagagtgggcaatatttcagtagtcctggcagataccgactcgtcactccccgatgtacggatgcctgttgttgtagcctgcacatctgcaaccgGCGGAGATTGTCGGCCGCTTGCGTCAGAGCTAGTGGGAACAGTTGATGGTGCAGCAGCAGTTTTGTCGACTGGCGCCTCATGAACATCTGAGTTGCCACCTGTCGACAACTTTGAATGAAGGTGTTCGAGTGGGTCCCTAATGATATGCTTGGTCACGcgtgtagtagtcttcttcaccctgcaaaggAAAAGCACATGAAACGTATTAAAAAACGAACAAAAAATACTTGCCATGGTAGAAATCTTAAAAAATGAAAAGTAGGTggaaagctggtagttgccatgtaggCCGAATAAGAGTTGCCATGTGGCATAGTTAGCGGTTGCCATGTAGAACCAGCAAGAGTTGCCATGCTAGCCATCTTgaagaatgaaaaaaatgtatgATCTGCCAGGAATGCAATTTCAAAACTAGGTATGGGATGAGCACACAAGCTAATGGAAAGATAGTAGTTGCCATGTAGGTACAATAAGAGTTGCCATTTGGCCTAGATAGCAGTTGTCATGCAAAAACAATCAGGAGTTGCCATGCAGTTAAAAAAGAAAGAGATCATTGGAAAAACAACAATTGCCATGTGGGACTGATGATAGTAGCCCATGTAGCAAGCTGAACAGTTGCAttgaaaaatcaaaaaatatagcaCTATGGCAATGAAAGAATAGGgaaaacctacttcttgactggctTTCTCATGTCTGGCAACATGATAGGACCCGGTGTTGGATGTCGTCGTACGAGGAGATGACCTAGTGGAAGGGGTGTCACCagcaatgggggcacctttgttcaatCGAGCAGgaacacgggttggcgttggtgcCTATTTCTTCGTAACTGCTCATCCACCAGCTGTCGCCTCACTGCACGTATAAGATAGTGGCAAAAAAAGGTGGCAAGTGTCAGACAGGAAATTCATTGCCACGCttagcaaaacaaatgcaaaaagggTCAGTTTGTTAAAAAATGATAGACAAAACAAAACACTAAAAATAgaagtcgaacctcctcctagcagctacgggatcagtcctagacctcttgccaggagaaccctgcccaacatcctctggagccctcTCCCTCTTTGAGGGCAACACTCCCTCGCCTCTCGCAGCtgtatgttctttgactttctccggtgAGGGGACATCTGGTGCAGCCTTGCCCTTCTTACCACCTGCACGAACTtcaacatgttcatcatcatcggtgtcgtgctgcacgttctccatgtcatcgtcatcgtccttgttgagagcagcatctccatctagttcatcttgtgtgtcagcaagctcttgggaactgttgtagtcGTACCGGCCACGACAACCAGTTGGCCGATGTGTCCGTTCTACAACAAATGTAGTGAACCGCCTCGCAACCGCGTCTCTGCCAGAGCCATTGAGGGACGTCCAACCCTCAACCAGCTTCCCAAGCAAGctggtcattccggatgcaaactgcccaattagatgctcaacaggtgccctcgctTGTGCACGAAACAAGAAGCAGCAATAACCAACCATATTAGATTCACTTGCACCAGATAAAAAATAATCCAAAGCAACCATAGATATATATCCTTGATTACCTCAGTagggcaagacggagctgagtgcacgtccatccactttccaaaattttgaggccccccaaacacgctgtagtctatagcatgcttggccatcagctggaaaTAACCAAAAAATAGCTAGGATGtaagagagaaaatgatgaacactaactaacagttcatgtattgcaaataaacaaaaaaagaggaaGAGAATAGAAGTTTCAGCATGGATGACAGAGTTGCCATGTGGAGTGAGACATGGATACCATGCGCAGACAGTCTTGGCTAACAAGGTAGTCATCTCTTGTTAGCCACAGACGGTTGCCACATGAGGATTTTTTCATATGTTATGCAGCAAAAAAAATGTAAGAATGCCGTGTAGAGAAAGAAaccagaactaacctgcagtttcccATATTTGGTATCAGTTACCCTATCTGcagcaagcacagccttgacagcatCGTAAGTCCATACAGAAACAACAAACTTGTGTGTAGGCGGCGGGCCTCCTGTTCCAGTGAAGTCCACAgtggacagatcaagacagtcTACGTACATGAGCTGATGTACAACAATTTGAAAAGGAAAAAATATTAGTTGCCATCATGATATTTTACAAAAACAAACTAATATATGTTCCTACAATCATCAAGTTGAAGTGCATGAAAATAAAAGAAGAAGTTGCCATCTGTCTGTGTTAGTTGCCATCATggtatgatggcagttgccatcttgttatgatgtTAGTTGCCACAATGTCACCATCATGGTTGCCATGCATAAATAAAGGTGTTAAAGAGTGTTCACAAAAAGGACTGgtaaaaaataccattaaatgcagtcgacaacccttgtggtacatcttgtttgagaatgcatcatgcaggaagtcagcaatgaacttacaccaattcatgttcttcacatcttTTAGTTTCGCCTGCACGAcacaaatttcaggataacaagttGCCGCATCAGAAATCAAATGGAAAAACATCAAAAAAACTGGCAGTGCCTAGCTTACACATGACATCGGAGCCAACAGATTGAAGGAAATAAAGGAGTACGGAtagatcattcaccaggatggggaagcatttaTTGCTTGGGCGAAGAAAAGTGGTCGGCGcgaaaacagctgagatgaggtacatgagtagcttcatcttaaaAACCTCTTCATGGGTTGTCATGGCCTGCAGCGAATCTGCCAGGAAAATCGTGTTCGGCATGGATtccaacccaggaaacaaacggggaAACAACATTTCCTCGATCTTATTATTgacctcatacgggactttgattTTCCCACGGGGCACACCTAAAGTGCAGAACACGGACTCCTCGTCCAACGACAGTCTTCCACATCCCGGAATCACAAATTCCCTGGAGGCGGGGTCGTaaatctcaccaagccagtcgcatacaTGGTTCACTAGATTCTTGCACCGGACATCCATCAGTgcctgcatacccatctcagcagcagctcccttctgaTCGTCGGTAAATCTGCCGGTCAATGAAGTCAGGCGTTCCTGCGAAGCCCTATTGCGAGTACGTTTCTTCTTCTACAAAACAGACAAAtgatcatttgttgccatgtttTCACTGTCATGAAAATTTAGTTCCTAACAGACGATTGCAAGCTCGATGTGGCATCCAAAAACAtatggaggggggagggagggggtggacAGTTACCTCATCGTCGTCTTTTCTCCGTCCAGTTGCCCGATTCTGCTGCGGTgcatccatgaaatcatcatcatcattttgaTGATCGCCGCGAGCCACTCTGCTGAGGTAAGAACAAACCAAATTGTCAGGGTGGAAATGAAATGTATGAAGTAAGAagttgccacctaacagaatgtGCTTGCCACATGGGCTCAATTGAAATGGCAAATAGTGAAGGCAAATATCATATGAACACACACGCACCCCTATGATTGTCGAAAACATAAATGTGGCAATTAAACACACTGGCTTCATTTAAAAAATGTACAGATCGTAATGCACTTAAAACAAAATGTTGAAGTTGTCATGTTAGCACAAGATATTACGAAAGAAAGGCACAAATCTTCCACTGCACAAACATAAAATGTGGCAACTCACACCCTGTCCTCATacaaaaatgagttgccatgtgtTCAAAGGCAAAATGTGCTAGGTTGAAATTGTCATGTTAAAATGCAACACAAATTCAAAAAAGCGTTGAAAACATCTATTGAACAAACTGTAATTGCAATGCACACACCGACCTCAtattaaaaatgagttgccatttagtacggccaaatatgttcagatatcacaagtcaGCGTGACAAAACACAAATTTGGGTCTGTAGTACAATAaatttgccacattatcctgcCTACAACATGGCAACAACCATGTGTTCACAGAAATacttgccacatggaaagcatataTGTGGCAACTGACACAGTTGATATGGAAgttagttgccatccagtgcacaTAGTTGCTGAAACTGCCATGACTACCTATTTACTACACTTTAACATGCCACATTATCATGTCAGTTGCCACAAGTCAGCGTGGCAACACACAAATTTGGGTCTGTGGTACAGtgaatttgccacattatcctgcCTACAACATGTCAACAGCCATACTGTGTTCACAGAAATACTTGCCACATGAAAAGCATATGTGTGGCAAGTGACACAGTTGATGtggaaattagttgccatccagtgcacaTAGTTGCTGAAACTGCCATGACTACCTATTTACTACACTTTACCATGCCTACATCGTGGCAACAACCATAGCATGTGCACGAAATTAGTTGCCACATGAAAAACATATTTGTGGCAACTACCACAGTcgatcaggaaattagttgccatacGATGCAGATAGTTACTGAAAGTACCATGTTTGCATTCATACTGCACTTTTGAAGAACAACTACATAGATCTAGGGTTCAATGCCAACTACCATAACTTGAAATTCATCAACAAAATTCTCCCTGCACTGATCGCAAATAGCATTTCGAGGCAATGAGCAACTACCGGACATAAAAACGACGGTCCAATCCCAAAGCACAACCAGGATGTGGCTTCGGACAGGCCGAACCACACCGGCGTGACCGCCACCGCGGCGGCGACGAAACTGTTGAATGCCATCGAAAACAGCAAGCGCAAGACCCCGTCGGCGCATCGCCAACCCGCCTGAATCTCGATGAATCTCGAGCGAAGCATCGACCACGGAGGGGAAGGGAGAAATGCAGGCAATGATTTTGAGTGTGGGAGGAAGCATTACCTTCAATCTGTAGGCGCTCCGGCGAAGACGCTTCGATCCGGCGAGTCCCACCGACGGCCGCGAATGCCGtcgactcttccgcctccgccgtcgccttctcctctcgCCTTCTCCTCCAATCGACTGAACTGCGGGGTGGGTTGTGCGAGTAACTGAGGGGAGGAGTAAatgaaaccgtgaggggaggggggcgaagtgcgcgacgtgtttgacgtcaaccacggtcgggcgtggcgtgcgggcgcagaGCAGTTCCATCGCACGCCCCcgagtggcaaccgctgaccgcggGGAGGCAACCGACGTAtgggcgaactatgtcacacaccacacacgcgccttgtcctacgtggcacacaaaatcagccaaaacgtgccaagattcgtgcagagaCTGTTGGACGACGATGGAGGCGTGTGGTTGAGATGgctaacacccacacgtgtgggcattagtgTTTTCGTATCTAAAACTCGGGCCTCGGTGTCGTCTCTTATTGGGCAGGATCCTGATGTCTGATCTCGCATTTTGGTGGCTCTTCGGCTTAGTTGCCGGCTTTGTCTTTCCTTTCTTATCCGGCCTGCGTGCCGTGTCTAGCAGGGTGCCATATATCCGTCATACTTTCGTGCTCGTCGTTGCTTGCACGTGTTTGGATGAACTGGTGGTGGCTTTGTTCCTGGTGTTGCTGTGTTGGCTCTGTGACTCTGTCGTGTGGCTTTGTTTATAAAGTCGGGCCTAAGCCTTTTCTTAAAAAAACGTGCTGAAACCGATGATGCAAAACCAAATGATCTACCGACTGCCTCAGCACACGAAACAGTAGCGTGCAATGTGCTGCCTGGGCAGAAGGGCCTCCACGTGAGTCCCCGGCGCATGAACTTACGGCAACGTTTGACTATGGTCATTGCTACTTGCTCTTCGTGAAATCACTTCCCATCAAACGTGGCGCGCACCCCATGCATGTTGGCCACGCCGGCCATCGGTGAAAGGCCGAGGTAACAGCGCACCACGGCCGGCAGCATGCACCGTCCACGTATCCGGACCGCACCGCCGTTCACGACCTATATAAGTGGCCTCCGCTCTCGGGTGAAGCAGAGCATATCAGCAGGCTAGCGGAGACAGACTTCGAGGACGTGTTACGAGCAGACCGCGAGCAATGGCACAGCAGGGGAAGAAGGCGACGGAGATGCAGGACCCGGAGATCAGGGCAGAGCAGGTGAAGAAGGCGCCGGAGCTGCAGGACTCGGAGACCCGGACACAGCAGGTGAAGAAGGCGCCGGAGCTGCAGGACCCGGAGATCCGGGCAGAGCTGGACCGCCGCGCCCGCGAGGAGGGCGAGACCGTCATCAAGAGCGGCGCCGGCGGCAAGACCCTCGAGGCGCAGGAGCGCCTGGCAGAAGGTACGTGCGCTGGCGTATGCGTATATATATACCAGTTGTTCTAACTTGTTTCTTGAGCCATTGATGTGCTAACCTTGTGTTGATACGCTTGCGTGCTGCAGGGCGTAAGAAGGGCGGGCTGAGCCGTGCGACTGGCTCCGGCAACGAGCGCGCCGAGGACGAGGGCGGGGTGGTGATCGAGCCGGACGAGAAGAAGCTCGAGGAGGTCAAGAAGGATCTCGGGCGCGAATGATCGAGCGTGGTAGACGATGTACGGCCTCACAGTCCGGTCCTCCTATATATCGTACGTGTGTATGAAGGATGTAGTGCTATGGATGTACGCAGTAGCAGGCTAGGTTGAAGGATGTAGCGTACGTAGTAGCGTTGATGCACGTCTTCGTGTTCGCACGGACATGCGCGGTACGTATGGCTGGCTACAAAATTTTGGTCCCGGGATTGTATATATGTAGCTCGATCGTAATCTATGTACCCTGGCTACAAAATTTTGGCATGTATGTACGTAGCCGTAGCCCCTCTATATATGTAGCTCCATCGTAAATCTATGTACCCTGGCTGCAAAATTTTGGCATGTATGTACGTTCTGTAGCCAATGATCCCTGGATATATGAGTTGATAAATAGTGGCCGTGTCTGCGAAAACTCCACACGAACTTCTTTCCTACATCGAGTTGATTCAATAAACAATGTAAAGCAAAATTTGTTACTCCCTTCCATATTAGTACTTCCTctttaaactaatataagagtgttcagATCACTATTTTAATTATCTAAAccttcttatattagtttacagaggtgtATTTTTTATCACAAGACATTCACACCTAACGCTCATTCTCCCTCCGTCCCATAGTGTAAAAAAACATTTTACATTATGGGACGgtaaaaaaacatcttacattatggaacgGTGGGAGTACCAATTACTTACACTATTGTTCCAAGTACAAAGAATTTATGGCCAGTCTAAAGATGAATACATCCAAAGAAGAGACTTGACACACTACAACACGTCCTTGAAAGTTAACAAAGCCCAAGAATGGCCCACCCGATCGAGAAAGCGCTGCCTAAGATGAAGGGAGTATATTCGGAAGGCACTTCTCGATGAGGAAACTTCACGATGATGAAATAACCCGTGGTGTTTCTAAGCAAGGTTTTGCAGCTTCCTAACCAGATATGAACTTATGCTAGGAGCCTTGATTCAGATCGGCTTCGGCGATTTGGTGGAAAGTTTCGGCATTTCCCATTTGGCGCCACAACGTGCATTTTGTTAACTGGCCCTGTGGCGTccctaaatgggccggcccatctaggcgCTGGTTgaccatttttttgaaatttttgtgaactttttttagattgatgaacttttttgaatattgctgaactttttataaatttaatgaacattttgttttgaaaatggatgaacttttttttatttatgaactttttctaaaaatacatgaactttttttcaatttctatgagcttttttcaaatttaatgaactcttgcgaaattggatgaacttttttcaatttgaatgatctttttttaaattgatgaactttCTAAAAATTTATGAACCTTTTTTAAAGATATGAGCATATTTTTTCAAATGGACGAACTTTTTTCTTTAAATCTGTAAACCTTTctttatttcatatttttatttttgcaaaaaaaattaaaaaaattaaggcagCACGCTAGTGGGCCGGTCCATGCTAGCAGTGCTACAGGTGCCGGATCGTTAATGGGCGCCTGCAGCGCTGTATAGCAGCTCCCCTTTAGATCTTTTTAGGGTGCCTTACATTTTAGATCGTATATGAGGGCGATTTGTTCTACACCAGGCCCAGGCCCGTTTAGATGGGCTTTAGGCCAGCGATGGCATCCCCATAGCCCAATCCACGTAATACTAGTTCATTAGTGGGCCAGGTGACAGCTACGAACGATCTGGTCCCCACAACCCAATCCACGTAGTAGTAGTTCATTAGGGCATGGCCTGCCCCGCGGGTACACAGGTTTGGAATAACCACCCTATCCTAGTTTATTGATCCTTTTTGTATTTTTTATTGGCCCCCTTCATAATTTGTGTTATATTTTTATCTTAAAATTGCCGCAGGTCCAAGCAAGTTCAGAACTATTACCTCTGTCATGGTTTGTTGGTTCCCTTCATAATTTATGCTCTATTTTGATTTTAAAATTatttaacaaaatgttaatgcatgtcatcaaaaataaTATCATTGGAAACTACATTTAAATACAAATATAaagatataatttttagtgacatacattaatattttattagtaaaatctcaaaatttgacacaatataaaaggaaccaataaaccaggacgaaggtagtaggcTCGGACAGAAAG from Triticum aestivum cultivar Chinese Spring chromosome 3B, IWGSC CS RefSeq v2.1, whole genome shotgun sequence includes these protein-coding regions:
- the LOC123065158 gene encoding em-like protein; protein product: MAQQGKKATEMQDPEIRAEQVKKAPELQDSETRTQQVKKAPELQDPEIRAELDRRAREEGETVIKSGAGGKTLEAQERLAEGRKKGGLSRATGSGNERAEDEGGVVIEPDEKKLEEVKKDLGRE